CATCTAAGGGAGAAACGTCTTTGATTTGATCGTTGTAACCGTCGATCTGAATGTTGTTCCAATCGAGTAGGCAAATGCGGTTGTCGAGTTTTCTAAAACCTGCGAACATGGCACCTTCCCAAAACATCCCTTCTTGGGCCTCACCATCGGAGTGCATGGAATAAACCGTATAGTCTTTGCGATCAAGTTTAGCCGCCAAGGCAAGGCCATTGCCAACCGACATGCCTTGGCCCAAAGAACCCGTTGACATTTCAATGCCCCACTCCACTTTAAGCTTAGGGTGGCCCTGCAAGGCAGAACCTAATTGACGTAGATGACTGAGCTCGTCTGCTGGGAAATACCCAAGCTTGGCCAAAATAACATAAAGGGCAGGACAAGTGTGGCCATTGCTTAAGATAAAACGATCGCGATCGGGCCAAGTGGGATTTTTTGGATCTTGCCGCATGACTTCAAAATACAACGCCGTCATCATATCCATAATGCCTAGCGGCCCACCGGTATGACCGCTCTTGGCCTTATGAAGCATTTTAAGACAATCGATCCTTAAGTGGCGGGCGATTTCTTTGAGTTCGTCGATGCGGGCTTTGGAAATTTGCATGGAAGGCAGTCTTAACCTGCCTAAATTTTTAGGTAAATAATTATTTTAGGAGGTAGGAGATTGCTTCGCCCTGCTGCGCTCGCAATGACATGGATAGCATTATCATTAATTGCACGAAGTCTTTCTGAAGCGGGAAGAGGCTACCCGAAACCACTTCGCTGTGGTTGAGGGAGTCTCTGCCCGATTCAGAAAGACGTGACGAAAATTGGCAGAATAAAAAGGAAGATTGCCACGCTCGGCATCATGGGTCCCCCGGTCAAGCCGGGGGATGACATTGCTCGCAATGACAGACTATTTATTTTATGGCACGTCAGCAATACCTTCGGGGTGATCCAGGCTCACTGAGCTACCCAAAAGATTTGAACATGTCGAGGTTGATAAACCTGTCAATAATGGGCAATTCATCACACTGCCTTGAGTGTATTCGGTAATAAAATAAGGATAATTTTCTTTGCCAGTCGGCAAAATATCTCGGGGATTATCGAGGCCGTCTTGCACCAGAGCCGTGCCGGTACCTGATACGTGTCTAAAAATCATCCCATCAACACCCGTTAGGTTGGCATCGACAATAAGAATACTTCCGTTGGAATCGATGGTCATATCTTTGAGGTTGGAAGAATAACAGGTTGCACCAAGACATGAATTGGAATCGGAGAGAAGATCTGCGGTAAGCGTTGCAACGTTGTACTGTGTTAAGCCCCCCACGGTGGAATCGCTGGGTTGTTTGCCTACAGCCACAAAGACACTCTCTGATTGAAAAGCAACGCCTCGTGGATTTTCTAAAACCGAACTGGCTACAATCCCATGAAGCTCTGCATCAGTAACACATAATGCCCAAATGGTACCGCCATCCGTGGGACCTTCATCGGCAATGAGAACCACGTCTTGCACGGTTGCGCTACAACCATAATTAGTACCCGTAATATTGGCTTGAACATCAATTCCTTTAGGACAAACAAGAGAGGTGGTATCGGCAACAGTGACTTTGGTATTAGTTTCAAAGTCCACCCGCCATACTTGCCCTCCACTCGTGCCATCAAGGGCACCGGGGCAAGCGGATAAATAGCCATAGCTACTGGTTGCCACCACAAAATCAATGGGGTTGGTGAGGCCACTCACTACGGTTTCTTTACTCGGAACGCTGGGGTCAACTCGCGAAAGTTTGCCCGCATCAGCAGTTCCATCAAAATTTTCAACGACAAAGAAATCGCAATCGGTACAACCGGTGCTGCCAGTCGTTGTGGTGCCACCGCCACAACCGATAGAACCATTAATTGTTATTTGTAGGATTAAAGCTGCTAAGACTAAAGAAAATCGGAAATAATTTGACCCTTTCACGCTAACCCCCTTTAAGGTGCCCCATAAAATTTAAAACGCCTGGATCCCGGCTCAAGGCCGGGATGACGTATAAGTATTCTAAAGATTACCTGGGGTTAAGGCAAGTTGTTAGTGTTAAGTATTTGATTTTATTTATATTTTAAGAGACAGGTTGGGCGACCAGATCATATTCATGGGCTTCGGTGATTTTGACCTTAAGAAATTCGCCTTGTTGGGCTGAACCAGGCACACATTCCGAAAGATAGGTCACCCCATCAACCTCAGGGGCTTGACAGGTTAAGCGGGCTTGCATGACCCATTCGTGCTCGGGGCTTACGCCTTCGGAAAGCACTTCAAAAACTTTGCCTACCTTTTCACGATTTTTAGCCAATGAAATGTCGCTTTGCGCCTGCATAAGCTGAGTGTAGCGCTCTTGTTTGACTTCGTCGGGA
The nucleotide sequence above comes from Deltaproteobacteria bacterium. Encoded proteins:
- a CDS encoding transketolase; this translates as MQISKARIDELKEIARHLRIDCLKMLHKAKSGHTGGPLGIMDMMTALYFEVMRQDPKNPTWPDRDRFILSNGHTCPALYVILAKLGYFPADELSHLRQLGSALQGHPKLKVEWGIEMSTGSLGQGMSVGNGLALAAKLDRKDYTVYSMHSDGEAQEGMFWEGAMFAGFRKLDNRICLLDWNNIQIDGYNDQIKDVSPLDEKLQAFGFHVQVIDGHDMAQILSALTEAKQIKGKPKMIVAKTILGKGVSIFENKPKYHGVTPSDEELKIALKELSCHREEPVGRRGDLKLGEI